One Candidatus Limnocylindria bacterium genomic window, CTTCAGCACCTTCTCGAGCTCGCGGTGCACGTAGTGGGGGACCTGCGTCGCCGTCCACAGCGTGAGCTTGCCGTTGCCGTCGTACGACGCGACGCAGGAGTGCGTTTCGATCGGCGCGTGCGTGTTGCCTTCGAAGAACGACCAGTCGTCGCGGATCAGGTCGGCTGCCGCGAAACCGGCGTCGAGGTCGCCGAACGCGAGGTGGACCTCTTTGAAGACATTCGCGCGCCGCGAGTCCTCGTGGATCTTCACGTCCTCGCGAACCAGCGCCTCCTCGATCGTGAAGATCGGCTCGAGCGGCTCGTAGTCGACGTCGATGAGCGAGAGCGCCTCGTAGGCGGCGTCCTCGTCGAGCGCGGCGACCGCCGCGACCGGCTCGCCGACGTACCGCACCTTGTCCACTGCGAGTGCCGTCTCGTCCTGCGTCGACGGCATGATCCCCATCTTCTCGGGCATGTCGGCGCCGGTCACGATCGCGACGACGCCGGGGTGAGCGAGCGCGCGCGATACGTCGACACGCTTGATCCGCGCGTGGGGCTGGGTGGAGCGCAGCAGGCGTCCGTGGAGCATCCGCGGCAGGCGGATGTCGTCCGCGTACAGCGCCGTTCCGGTGAGATGCGCCCAGGCATTGACCTTCGGAAGACGGCGCCCCAAGACCGAGAACTCGCTCATGTCGGCTTCGCGGCCGCCTTCTCGATCGCTTCATAGATCGAGGTGTAGCCCGTGCAGCGGCAAAGGTTTCCGCTGATCGTGTCCGCCATCTGCTCGCGGGTGGGGTGGGGATGCGCATCGAGGAGCGCTTTCGCCGAGAGGAGCATCCCGGGTGTGCAGTAGCCGCACTGCGCAGCACCCTCTTCGGCGAACGCGATCTGCAGCGGATGCAGCTCGGGTCCGTTCGCGAGTCCTTCGACCGTCGTTACTTCGGCCAGGCCGATCTGCTGCGGCAGGACGAGACAGGACAACACCTGGCGGCCGTCGACGAGGACCGTGCACGCGCCGCATTCGCCAAGTTCGCAGCCGTGCTTCGTGCCCGTGAGCCCGAGCTCCTCGCGCAGCACCTCGAGCAGCGTGTGATGAGGCTCGGCAGCAAGGGTGTGCAGTTCGCCATTGACGCGAAGCGTGATGAGCGACTTCGTCACGCGCTGACCGCCTGACCGTGCGGAGGCGCGCCGATGCGCCGCGACATCGCGGCGGCGGCGCTCGCGCAGCGCTCGCCGATCCGACGCAGCGTCCTCAGGTCGATCCGTTCCCTGAAACCGACCACCATGACGGCGGCCACACGCTGGCCGCGCGCGTCCGTCACTGGCGCGGCGACGGCACGCACGCCGCGGAAGAGCTCCTGGTCGTCGTAGCCGATCGCCTCACCGTGGAGCAGCACCCTCCCGTGCGCGCCCGCATCGAGCGGCAGTCGCCGCCCGAGCGGCGCGCTCATGTGCAGTCCAGTGCTCGGCTCGGCCCGCGCCGCGATCTCGAGCTTGCCGTCGTGGACAACGCCGAGGACCGCGGTCTCACCGAACGTCTCCATCAGGCTGACCAGGTGTGGCTGCGCGAGCGCGCGCAGATCCGGAGAGCTCGCGTCCGCGAGCGCGCGCAGCTCCGGACCGAGGCGGAAGCGCGTGTCGGGGTCACGTACGACGAAGCCGTGAGTGTCCAGGGTGAGGAGGATGTCGCGCAGCGTGCCCTTGGAGACGCCCAGCGATCGCGCGAGCTCGGAGATGCCCTGTGGCCGCCCACCGTCGGCCAGTGCGCGCAGCACGCGCGCGGTCTTGTCGACCGCCGGCACGGGCCGCAAGCTCCCCGTATTCCCTGCCATACGCGTACGCAGGATAGTACGACGGCGAAAACATGCCGAGATGGGACCCTAGACTCCGCGCAAGCCCGAGGAGGAACGAGATGCCGACGATCAAGCTGCCCGAGGAATCTCAGCACAACGACATGGTCAAGAAGGTCGACGCCATGATCCGCGAGATCTCGAAGGCGCCGAGCATGACCGCGTCGACCCGTGCGCTCGGCCTGCGGCCCTCGATCCTCATCGGCGAGCACCAGGAGCTCGCGCACATCATGGCCAAGCGCGGGCTTCTGAACCTGCAGAACCACATGATCGGCCTCGCAGTGGCGGCGGCGAGGTCCGCGCCGTACGAGCTGCACGCGCACACGCGGAGCCTCCAGCTCGAATACGGGCTCGACAGCGGGCAGATCGTCGAGCTCGCGGCGACCGTCGCGCACGTCACGAGCATCAACGTGTTCGAGAGGGCGATCCTCGCCTTCAACGACAACGCACCCATGCGCGCGCAGGATCCGTCGGCCCCTGTGCTCGTCGAGGTGCGGCAGAAGCTCGGGAGCGTGCCGCGGTACTTCCTCTACATGGCGAACGATCCGAAGTACACGAAGATCGTCCTCGAC contains:
- a CDS encoding helix-turn-helix domain-containing protein, which gives rise to MPAVDKTARVLRALADGGRPQGISELARSLGVSKGTLRDILLTLDTHGFVVRDPDTRFRLGPELRALADASSPDLRALAQPHLVSLMETFGETAVLGVVHDGKLEIAARAEPSTGLHMSAPLGRRLPLDAGAHGRVLLHGEAIGYDDQELFRGVRAVAAPVTDARGQRVAAVMVVGFRERIDLRTLRRIGERCASAAAAMSRRIGAPPHGQAVSA
- a CDS encoding (2Fe-2S)-binding protein, whose product is MTKSLITLRVNGELHTLAAEPHHTLLEVLREELGLTGTKHGCELGECGACTVLVDGRQVLSCLVLPQQIGLAEVTTVEGLANGPELHPLQIAFAEEGAAQCGYCTPGMLLSAKALLDAHPHPTREQMADTISGNLCRCTGYTSIYEAIEKAAAKPT